A genome region from Streptomyces sp. NBC_01296 includes the following:
- a CDS encoding lipid II:glycine glycyltransferase FemX, which produces MSVRPLSVPEYQAFLSKKRNASFLQYPSWGEVKDLWRSERVGWHYPDGEIAGAGLVLYRQFPGTRKYFAYLPEGPVADWSDPNIDRWLDPFKRHLRAAGAFAVRIGPTPAYRRWDAAAVKSGTGPGRQISDVLATEVDPVGAALADRLRTRGWKRCGGEDDGDAQPRHVFRVPIAGRSLDELWSGLNQEWRRNVRKAEKCGVETILGTAADLPEFYRLLRITEERDGFRLGRSLAYYQQQYEVLNAEAPGRMRLYLGIHQGEILAAHTMIVAGKRVWYQTGASADHRREVRPSNALQWRMMRDAHTLGADEYDMRGVPSTLDPDERSFGLLRWKLGTGGQVVETLGEWETPMDGYANTALHKAFQAYLARR; this is translated from the coding sequence CTGAGTGTGCGTCCGCTGTCCGTTCCGGAATACCAGGCCTTCCTTTCCAAGAAGCGGAACGCGAGCTTTCTCCAGTACCCGTCCTGGGGCGAGGTCAAGGACCTTTGGCGCTCGGAAAGGGTCGGATGGCACTACCCCGACGGGGAAATAGCCGGTGCCGGACTGGTCCTGTACCGCCAATTCCCCGGCACCCGCAAATACTTCGCCTACCTCCCCGAGGGGCCCGTCGCCGACTGGTCAGACCCGAACATCGACCGGTGGCTTGACCCCTTCAAGCGCCATCTGCGCGCCGCCGGCGCCTTCGCCGTCCGGATCGGGCCCACGCCCGCCTACCGCCGCTGGGACGCCGCCGCCGTCAAGTCCGGTACCGGACCCGGCCGGCAGATCTCCGACGTGCTCGCCACCGAGGTCGACCCGGTCGGCGCCGCACTCGCCGACCGGCTGCGCACCCGCGGCTGGAAGCGCTGCGGCGGCGAGGACGACGGCGACGCCCAGCCGCGCCACGTCTTCCGCGTACCCATCGCCGGCCGCTCCCTCGACGAGCTGTGGTCCGGCCTCAACCAGGAGTGGCGGCGCAACGTGCGCAAGGCCGAGAAGTGCGGCGTGGAGACGATCCTCGGCACCGCCGCCGACCTGCCCGAGTTCTACCGGCTGCTGCGCATCACCGAGGAGCGCGACGGCTTCCGCCTCGGCCGTTCGCTCGCCTACTACCAGCAGCAGTACGAGGTCCTCAACGCCGAGGCGCCCGGCCGGATGCGCTTGTACCTGGGCATCCACCAGGGCGAGATCCTCGCCGCGCACACCATGATCGTGGCCGGGAAGCGGGTCTGGTACCAGACCGGCGCCTCCGCCGACCACCGCCGCGAGGTCCGCCCCAGCAACGCCCTGCAGTGGCGCATGATGCGGGACGCACACACCCTCGGAGCGGACGAATACGACATGCGCGGGGTACCCTCCACCCTTGACCCCGACGAACGTTCTTTCGGGCTGCTGCGCTGGAAGCTCGGCACCGGCGGGCAGGTCGTCGAAACGCTCGGCGAGTGGGAGACCCCGATGGACGGATACGCCAACACGGCGCTCCACAAGGCGTTCCAGGCCTACCTGGCCCGCCGGTGA
- a CDS encoding L,D-transpeptidase, giving the protein MSRTRRTARSRHAMLAGTALMAAALTACSGGSGGSGSGAAEMKKKPDMAMSVNLTGDQAKPGEPVKVTLAEGKLSLVKVSDGKGGELPGKIADDGKSWTSERNASPGTDYKVEAQNTDSQSASAQFKTVAADKVNKVTINPGKANPVVGIAQPISIAFDNPVKNKADVEKHLKVTTSNNTEGSWGWFKDYTGNDRVDWRPKEYWKSGTDVKVEMNLNGVDSGQGGGMFVKDYNTEFKIGKDRRLQVNLDTHKMTVTEDGQAVKTIPVSAGTPGGQKASWSGKMVLMSKEGTIRMDSQTVGLGDSYDKMVDYSMRLTWSGMYIHAAPWNTGNFGRANTSSGCVGMSDSDAKALFGEAQVGDLVEVTGDGSKGKADIGNGYGEWNLSWDEWKAKSALAGGAGGTPQNG; this is encoded by the coding sequence TTGAGCCGCACACGCCGTACCGCACGCAGCCGCCACGCCATGCTGGCCGGGACCGCACTCATGGCCGCCGCGCTGACCGCCTGCAGCGGCGGCTCGGGCGGGAGCGGGTCCGGCGCGGCGGAGATGAAGAAGAAGCCGGACATGGCGATGTCCGTGAACCTCACGGGCGATCAGGCCAAGCCCGGCGAGCCGGTGAAGGTGACCCTCGCCGAGGGGAAGCTGTCCCTGGTGAAGGTGTCCGACGGCAAGGGCGGTGAACTGCCCGGGAAGATAGCCGACGACGGCAAGTCCTGGACGTCCGAGCGCAACGCCTCGCCGGGCACGGACTACAAGGTCGAGGCGCAGAACACCGACAGCCAGAGCGCGAGCGCCCAGTTCAAGACGGTCGCCGCGGACAAGGTGAACAAGGTCACGATCAACCCGGGCAAGGCCAATCCGGTGGTGGGCATCGCCCAGCCGATCTCGATCGCGTTCGACAACCCGGTGAAGAACAAGGCCGACGTCGAGAAGCACCTGAAGGTCACCACCTCGAACAACACCGAGGGCTCCTGGGGCTGGTTCAAGGACTACACCGGCAACGACCGGGTGGACTGGCGGCCGAAGGAGTACTGGAAGTCCGGCACCGACGTCAAGGTCGAGATGAACCTCAACGGGGTGGACTCGGGCCAGGGCGGCGGGATGTTCGTCAAGGACTACAACACCGAGTTCAAGATCGGCAAGGACCGCCGGCTCCAGGTGAACCTGGACACCCACAAGATGACGGTGACCGAGGACGGCCAGGCGGTGAAGACCATCCCGGTCTCGGCGGGCACGCCCGGCGGCCAGAAGGCCTCCTGGTCCGGGAAGATGGTGCTGATGTCCAAGGAGGGCACCATCCGGATGGACTCCCAGACGGTGGGTCTGGGCGACTCCTACGACAAGATGGTCGACTACTCGATGCGGCTGACCTGGTCGGGCATGTACATCCACGCCGCACCGTGGAACACCGGCAACTTCGGCCGGGCCAACACCAGTTCCGGCTGCGTCGGCATGAGCGACTCCGACGCGAAGGCGCTGTTCGGCGAAGCCCAGGTGGGCGACCTGGTCGAGGTCACCGGCGACGGCTCCAAGGGCAAGGCCGACATCGGCAACGGCTACGGCGAGTGGAACCTGTCCTGGGACGAGTGGAAGGCCAAGAGCGCCCTGGCCGGCGGCGCGGGCGGCACTCCCCAGAACGGCTGA
- a CDS encoding CocE/NonD family hydrolase, with protein sequence MAPTVRTTGTAAAVVAVLAATALGLAPHQAQAAPAAAAATTADASAELRFHDIPGSGGITLKGNVFTPAGAQPGRKYPLIVLPTSWGMPQIEYIAQAKKLADDGYVVVSYTSRGFWLSGGEIEVAGPPDTADVSAVIDWALANTPADAARIGLGGVSYGAGISLLACAHDPRIKAVVALSGWADLIESIYSGRTQHLQAAAMLGGAGYLTGRPGPELEQILGDFLGSRLDREAQMIEWGKKRSAVEQIDRINANGAAIMLGNAWGDTIFPPNQYAAFYEKLTGPKRLEFRPGDHATAEGTGLLGLPNDTWTNAHRWFDRYLKGERNGVDAEAPVQIKSRSNEGYEGYADWKSVGSGGAEKLPLSDSEHLFANIDSGADGGVIFLSGILDQFAKAPPIASIPLLPRAFAAVWQSPRYDADRRIRGTVRLHTTVTPTASDGTFVAYLYDVGPLGIGKLVSNAPYTFHGKPRGQAFGVDLELFSTAYDVPEGHRLALVIDTVDPLYIEHNPTGAQLTFSSPRTDPSYVSVPLREQ encoded by the coding sequence ATGGCCCCCACCGTCCGCACCACAGGCACCGCGGCTGCCGTGGTGGCCGTACTGGCGGCGACCGCCCTGGGCCTGGCCCCCCACCAGGCCCAGGCGGCGCCCGCCGCCGCTGCCGCAACGACGGCCGACGCCTCGGCGGAGCTGCGTTTCCACGACATCCCCGGCTCCGGCGGGATCACCCTCAAGGGCAACGTCTTCACCCCGGCGGGCGCCCAGCCCGGCCGGAAATACCCGCTGATCGTGCTCCCCACCAGCTGGGGCATGCCGCAGATCGAATACATCGCACAGGCCAAAAAACTCGCCGACGACGGCTACGTCGTGGTCAGTTACACCTCCCGCGGCTTCTGGCTCTCCGGCGGCGAGATCGAGGTGGCCGGCCCGCCCGACACCGCCGACGTCTCCGCCGTCATCGACTGGGCGTTGGCCAACACCCCCGCCGACGCCGCCCGCATCGGCCTGGGCGGGGTCTCGTACGGCGCGGGCATCAGCCTGCTGGCCTGCGCCCACGACCCCCGGATCAAGGCCGTGGTCGCGCTCAGCGGCTGGGCCGACCTCATCGAGTCGATCTACTCGGGCCGCACGCAGCACCTCCAGGCCGCCGCGATGCTCGGCGGCGCGGGCTACCTCACCGGCCGCCCCGGCCCCGAACTGGAGCAGATCCTCGGCGACTTCCTCGGCTCCCGGCTGGACCGGGAGGCGCAGATGATCGAGTGGGGCAAGAAGCGCTCGGCCGTGGAGCAGATCGACCGGATCAACGCCAACGGCGCCGCGATCATGCTGGGCAACGCCTGGGGCGACACGATCTTCCCGCCCAACCAGTACGCCGCCTTCTACGAGAAGCTGACGGGCCCCAAGCGCCTGGAGTTCCGGCCCGGCGACCACGCCACCGCCGAGGGCACCGGCCTGCTCGGCCTGCCCAACGACACCTGGACCAACGCCCACCGCTGGTTCGACCGTTACCTCAAGGGCGAGCGCAACGGCGTCGACGCCGAGGCCCCGGTGCAGATCAAGTCGCGCAGCAACGAGGGCTACGAAGGCTATGCCGACTGGAAGTCGGTCGGCTCCGGCGGCGCCGAGAAGCTCCCGCTCTCCGACAGTGAGCACCTCTTCGCCAACATCGACTCGGGCGCCGACGGCGGCGTCATCTTCCTCTCCGGCATCCTGGACCAGTTCGCCAAGGCGCCGCCGATCGCCTCCATCCCGCTCCTGCCCCGCGCCTTCGCCGCCGTCTGGCAGTCGCCGCGTTACGACGCGGACCGCCGCATCCGCGGCACGGTCAGGCTCCACACCACCGTCACCCCCACCGCCTCGGACGGCACCTTCGTCGCGTACCTCTACGACGTCGGCCCGCTCGGCATCGGCAAGCTCGTCAGCAACGCCCCGTACACCTTCCACGGCAAGCCCCGGGGGCAGGCCTTCGGCGTGGACCTGGAGCTGTTCTCCACCGCCTACGACGTGCCCGAGGGCCACCGGCTCGCCCTCGTCATCGACACCGTCGACCCCCTTTACATCGAGCACAACCCCACCGGCGCACAGCTGACCTTCTCCTCGCCGCGCACCGATCCCTCGTACGTCTCGGTACCTCTGCGCGAGCAGTGA
- a CDS encoding amino acid ABC transporter permease: MTAHALQGDLESTALYDVPGPQARRRHFLYGIVSTVVILGLLAWILYLLFDTDQFTAAKWSPFTYKGIQELLLRGLRNTLKAFLYASVFSLLLGAVLASGRLSVHRPVRWAATVCVEFFRAMPVLVMIFFIFVALKVQPLPALVAGLTLYNGSVLAEVFRTGINSVDKGQREAAYALGMRKTQVMTYVLGPQAVRAMLPTIISQLVVALKDTSLGYLITYEEFLHAGKLIASNLDYDLPFIPVVMIISPIYIGMCMLLSWFAGWVARFERRSLKTEAVDVAPAEPGTVLPGGSR; the protein is encoded by the coding sequence ATGACCGCGCACGCGCTCCAAGGGGACCTGGAGTCCACCGCCCTCTACGACGTGCCCGGCCCGCAGGCCCGGCGCCGGCACTTCCTCTACGGGATCGTCTCGACGGTGGTGATCCTCGGCCTGCTCGCCTGGATCCTCTACCTCCTCTTCGACACCGACCAGTTCACCGCCGCGAAGTGGAGCCCCTTCACGTACAAGGGCATCCAGGAACTGCTGCTCAGGGGGCTGCGGAACACCCTCAAGGCCTTCCTCTACGCCTCGGTGTTCTCGCTCCTCCTCGGCGCGGTGCTCGCGAGCGGGCGGCTCTCCGTGCACCGGCCGGTGCGCTGGGCGGCCACGGTGTGCGTGGAGTTCTTCCGGGCCATGCCGGTGCTGGTCATGATCTTCTTCATCTTCGTCGCCCTGAAGGTCCAGCCGCTGCCCGCGCTGGTGGCGGGGCTGACCCTGTACAACGGCTCGGTCCTCGCCGAGGTCTTCCGTACGGGCATCAACTCGGTCGACAAGGGCCAGCGCGAGGCGGCGTACGCGCTGGGCATGCGCAAGACCCAGGTCATGACGTACGTGCTCGGCCCGCAGGCGGTACGGGCGATGCTGCCCACGATCATCAGCCAGCTGGTGGTGGCCCTGAAGGACACCTCGCTCGGGTATCTGATCACGTACGAGGAGTTCCTGCACGCGGGCAAGCTGATCGCCTCGAACCTCGACTACGACCTGCCGTTCATCCCGGTCGTGATGATCATCTCCCCGATCTACATCGGGATGTGCATGCTGCTCTCCTGGTTCGCCGGCTGGGTGGCGCGGTTCGAGCGGCGCAGCCTGAAGACCGAGGCGGTCGACGTCGCCCCGGCCGAACCCGGAACGGTGCTGCCGGGCGGTTCACGGTAG
- a CDS encoding amino acid ABC transporter permease — MDVLTQNFALYGKGFLGTVQLTVYASLLALVLGFVMASFRVAPVGSFRVFGTVWVTVLRNTPLTLLFFAVLLGLPRFGVVLPFQVFAVLSLGCYTSAFICEVLRSGINTVPRGQGEAARSLGMTFTQTLGGVVLPQAFRSVIPPIGSTLIALAKNSAIAGSFSVTELLGTYKPLNELGYSIVWTFVWIAVGYLIITLSISALFNVLEKRWGITR, encoded by the coding sequence ATGGACGTACTCACGCAGAACTTCGCGCTCTACGGGAAGGGTTTCCTCGGGACGGTGCAGCTCACGGTCTACGCCTCGCTCCTCGCCCTGGTCCTCGGTTTCGTGATGGCCTCCTTCCGCGTCGCGCCCGTCGGCTCCTTCCGGGTCTTCGGCACGGTCTGGGTCACCGTGCTGCGCAACACCCCGCTCACCCTGCTCTTCTTCGCGGTGCTGCTGGGCCTGCCGCGCTTCGGGGTGGTCCTGCCCTTCCAGGTGTTCGCGGTGCTGTCGCTGGGCTGCTACACCTCCGCCTTCATCTGCGAGGTGCTGCGCTCGGGCATCAACACCGTGCCCAGGGGCCAGGGCGAGGCCGCCCGCAGCCTCGGCATGACCTTCACGCAGACCCTGGGCGGGGTGGTCCTGCCGCAGGCCTTCCGCAGCGTCATCCCGCCCATCGGCTCCACGCTGATCGCACTCGCCAAGAACTCCGCGATCGCCGGCTCCTTCAGCGTCACCGAGCTGCTGGGCACGTACAAGCCCCTCAACGAGCTGGGCTACAGCATCGTCTGGACCTTCGTCTGGATCGCCGTCGGCTACCTGATCATCACCTTGTCCATCAGCGCGCTCTTCAACGTGCTGGAGAAGCGCTGGGGGATCACCCGATGA
- a CDS encoding glutamate ABC transporter substrate-binding protein — translation MKRTRGARPRARLRLLLAAALLAALAGCGKEGSPPVKGPQPEDLPVYKVATDFRLPQSPTWEKARKRGHLVVGAKEDQPYMGEKDPASGRYSGFDIEIAKMMSASLGFDPKTIEFKTIASANRETALQNGQIDYYVGTYTINDNRKKQVGFAGPYFLAGQSLLVRKNEKDIKGPEDLAGKKVCSAAGSTPYQRLQKEYPQAVLVAYDTYSVCVDNLLTYQVDAVSTDDSILLGYAAKVPEELKVVGAPFSEEPYGIGVPRNDNALRFALDDALEEHEKNGDWKKAYEATLGLSGMPAPKPPAIDRYPAS, via the coding sequence ATGAAGCGAACCCGCGGCGCGCGGCCGCGCGCCCGCCTGCGCCTCCTCCTTGCCGCCGCCCTGCTCGCGGCCCTCGCCGGCTGCGGCAAGGAGGGCAGCCCGCCGGTCAAGGGCCCGCAGCCCGAGGACTTGCCGGTGTACAAGGTCGCGACTGACTTCCGGCTGCCGCAGTCCCCCACCTGGGAGAAGGCCAGGAAGCGCGGCCACCTGGTGGTCGGCGCCAAGGAGGACCAGCCGTACATGGGGGAGAAGGACCCGGCGAGCGGGCGCTACTCCGGCTTCGACATCGAGATCGCCAAGATGATGTCGGCCTCGCTCGGCTTCGACCCCAAGACGATCGAGTTCAAGACGATCGCCTCCGCCAACCGCGAGACGGCCCTCCAGAACGGCCAGATCGACTACTACGTCGGCACCTACACGATCAACGACAACCGCAAGAAGCAGGTCGGCTTCGCCGGCCCCTACTTCCTGGCCGGCCAGTCCCTCCTCGTCCGCAAGAACGAGAAGGACATCAAGGGCCCCGAGGACCTCGCCGGCAAGAAGGTCTGCTCCGCCGCCGGCTCCACCCCGTACCAGCGGCTCCAGAAGGAGTATCCGCAGGCGGTCCTGGTCGCCTACGACACCTACTCGGTCTGCGTGGACAACCTGCTGACCTACCAGGTCGACGCCGTCTCCACCGACGACTCGATCCTCCTCGGCTACGCGGCCAAGGTCCCCGAGGAGCTCAAGGTGGTCGGCGCGCCGTTCTCCGAGGAGCCCTACGGCATCGGCGTCCCGCGCAACGACAACGCCCTGCGCTTCGCCCTCGACGACGCCCTGGAGGAACACGAGAAGAACGGCGACTGGAAGAAGGCGTACGAGGCCACGCTCGGCCTCTCGGGCATGCCCGCCCCGAAGCCGCCCGCCATCGACCGCTACCCGGCGAGCTGA
- a CDS encoding amino acid ABC transporter ATP-binding protein has product MAVDPLIELRDVNKHYGALHVLQDINLTVGRGEVVVIIGPSGSGKSTLCRTINRLETIESGTIRLEGKPLPDEGKELAALRADVGMVFQSFNLFAHKTVLANVSLAQIKVRKRKRDEADKRSRELLARVGLADQAPKYPAQLSGGQQQRVAIARALAMNPKALLFDEPTSALDPEMINEVLEVMRQLAADGMTMVVVTHEMGFARSAANRVVFMADGRIVEDRTPEAFFTAPESERAKDFLSKILKH; this is encoded by the coding sequence ATGGCCGTCGATCCGTTGATCGAGCTGCGGGACGTCAACAAGCACTACGGGGCATTGCACGTCCTCCAGGACATCAACCTCACCGTCGGCCGCGGGGAGGTGGTGGTGATCATCGGCCCGTCCGGTTCCGGGAAGTCGACCCTGTGCCGGACCATCAACCGCCTGGAGACCATCGAGTCGGGCACGATCAGGCTCGAGGGCAAGCCGCTGCCCGACGAGGGCAAGGAGCTGGCCGCGCTCCGCGCCGACGTCGGGATGGTCTTCCAGTCCTTCAACCTCTTCGCGCACAAGACCGTCCTCGCCAACGTCTCGCTCGCGCAGATCAAGGTCAGGAAGCGCAAGAGGGACGAGGCCGACAAGCGCTCCCGGGAGCTGCTCGCCCGCGTCGGCCTCGCCGACCAGGCGCCCAAGTACCCCGCCCAGCTCTCCGGCGGCCAGCAGCAACGCGTCGCCATCGCCCGCGCCCTGGCCATGAACCCCAAGGCGCTGCTCTTCGACGAGCCCACCTCCGCCCTCGACCCGGAGATGATCAACGAGGTGCTGGAGGTCATGCGGCAGCTCGCTGCCGACGGCATGACCATGGTCGTGGTCACCCACGAGATGGGCTTCGCGCGCTCCGCCGCCAACCGCGTCGTGTTCATGGCCGACGGCAGGATCGTCGAGGACCGGACCCCGGAGGCCTTCTTCACCGCCCCGGAGAGCGAACGGGCCAAGGACTTCCTTTCCAAGATCCTCAAGCACTGA
- a CDS encoding DUF6278 family protein produces the protein MNIPFLDNWLNRHETERGAGLAATLADDPEGINELFSECEMLRVHARAAGLELDESPASLEALDQLMPRWRRDPVVVPWLGNDAGLYLGTVIIRTKLGSAWQVWPNGQPVIRLASGRELNVVEWGVSWAMTGSPELSQAYAEASEG, from the coding sequence ATGAACATCCCCTTCCTGGACAACTGGCTGAACCGGCACGAAACGGAACGGGGTGCGGGACTCGCCGCCACCCTCGCGGACGACCCCGAGGGCATCAACGAGTTGTTCTCGGAATGCGAGATGCTGCGCGTCCACGCGCGGGCGGCCGGGCTGGAACTCGACGAGAGCCCGGCCTCGTTGGAGGCGCTCGACCAGCTGATGCCCCGCTGGCGCCGGGACCCGGTGGTCGTGCCCTGGCTCGGCAACGACGCGGGCCTCTACCTCGGGACCGTGATCATCCGGACCAAGCTGGGCTCCGCCTGGCAGGTGTGGCCCAACGGCCAGCCGGTGATCCGCCTGGCCTCGGGCCGCGAGCTGAACGTGGTGGAGTGGGGGGTGTCCTGGGCGATGACCGGATCCCCCGAGCTCTCCCAGGCCTACGCGGAAGCCTCCGAGGGCTGA
- a CDS encoding exodeoxyribonuclease III — MRIATFNVNSITARLPRLLAWLESSGTDVVCIQETKCSAEQFPHEQLRELGYEAAVNATGRWNGVALISKVGLEDVVTGLPGGPDYEGVQEPRAISATCGGVRLWSVYVPNGREVEHDHYGYKLDWFRALTTAVAEDAAGPRPFAVLGDYNVAPTDDDVYDPAVFAGLTHVTPAERAALEALRGAGLSDVLPRPLKYDRPYTYWDYRQLAFPKNRGMRIDLVYGNEPFTKAVTDAFVDREERKGKGASDHAPVVVDLALDA; from the coding sequence ATGCGTATCGCCACGTTCAACGTCAACTCGATCACCGCCCGGCTGCCGCGCCTGCTGGCCTGGCTGGAGAGCTCCGGCACGGATGTCGTGTGCATCCAGGAGACCAAGTGCTCCGCGGAGCAGTTCCCGCACGAGCAGCTGCGCGAGCTGGGCTACGAGGCGGCCGTCAACGCCACCGGCCGGTGGAACGGGGTGGCCCTGATCTCCAAGGTCGGCCTGGAGGACGTGGTCACGGGCCTGCCCGGCGGCCCCGACTACGAGGGCGTCCAGGAGCCCCGGGCGATCTCCGCCACCTGCGGCGGGGTGCGCCTGTGGTCGGTGTACGTGCCGAACGGCCGCGAGGTCGAGCACGACCACTACGGCTACAAGCTGGACTGGTTCCGCGCGCTGACCACCGCCGTCGCCGAAGACGCGGCCGGCCCGCGCCCGTTCGCCGTGCTCGGCGACTACAACGTGGCCCCCACCGACGACGACGTGTACGACCCGGCGGTCTTCGCGGGCCTGACCCACGTGACCCCCGCCGAGCGCGCCGCCCTGGAGGCACTGCGCGGCGCGGGGCTCTCCGACGTGCTGCCGCGCCCGCTCAAGTACGACCGTCCGTACACGTACTGGGACTACCGCCAGCTCGCCTTCCCCAAGAACCGGGGCATGCGCATCGACCTGGTCTACGGGAACGAGCCCTTCACCAAGGCCGTCACCGACGCCTTCGTCGACCGCGAGGAGCGCAAGGGCAAGGGCGCGTCGGACCACGCCCCGGTGGTCGTGGACCTGGCGCTCGACGCGTAG
- a CDS encoding MBL fold metallo-hydrolase, whose product MKLTKRLHSCVQLEKDGRVLVIDPGAFSEPDAGLGAEALLVTHEHPDHFDEGRLRAALDANPAAALWTLRSVAERLAPVYPGRVHTVGHGDAFSAAGFEVQVHGELHAVVHPDIPRVTNVGYLVEGSLFHPGDALTVPEVPVDTLMLPVHAPWNKVAEVIDYLREVKPRRAIDIHDAYLSDIARPIYDHALAALGGTHHGRLAAGDAAEL is encoded by the coding sequence ATGAAGCTCACCAAGCGGCTGCACTCCTGTGTCCAACTGGAGAAGGACGGGCGTGTGCTCGTCATCGACCCGGGCGCCTTCAGCGAGCCCGACGCGGGGCTGGGGGCGGAGGCCCTGCTCGTCACGCACGAGCACCCCGACCACTTCGACGAGGGCCGGCTGCGGGCCGCCCTCGACGCGAACCCGGCCGCCGCGCTGTGGACGCTGCGCAGCGTCGCGGAGCGGCTGGCCCCGGTCTATCCGGGCCGGGTGCACACCGTCGGCCACGGGGACGCCTTCAGCGCCGCCGGGTTCGAGGTCCAGGTGCACGGCGAGCTGCACGCCGTGGTCCACCCGGACATCCCGCGGGTCACCAATGTCGGCTACCTGGTGGAGGGTTCGCTGTTCCACCCCGGTGACGCGCTGACCGTGCCCGAGGTGCCCGTGGACACCCTGATGCTGCCGGTGCACGCGCCCTGGAACAAGGTCGCCGAGGTGATCGACTACCTGCGCGAGGTCAAGCCGCGCCGGGCCATCGACATCCACGACGCCTACCTCTCGGACATCGCCCGGCCGATCTACGACCACGCCCTGGCCGCCCTCGGCGGCACCCACCACGGGCGGCTCGCCGCCGGGGACGCCGCGGAACTGTGA
- a CDS encoding ROK family glucokinase, which translates to MSTYRDFTLTHRGSARGTVLRTIGTRERRSHLTAPRVPTVGIDIGGTKVMAGVVDADGIILEKIRTETPDKSKSPKVVEDTIVELVLDLSDRHDVHAVGIGAAGWVDADRSRVLFAPHLAWRDEPLRDALQSRLVVPVMVDNDANTAAWAEWRFGAGRGEDHLVMITLGTGIGGAILEGGQVKRGRFGVAGEFGHMQVVPGGHRCPCGNRGCWEQYSSGNALVREARELAAADSPVAHDIIARVGGNVSEITGPLITELAREGDAMCVELLEDIGQWLGVGIANLAAALDPSCFVIGGGVSAADDLLIGPARDAFRRHLTGRGYRPEARIAKAQLGPEAGMVGAADLARLVARRFRRATRRRVERYERYAQWGLIDSPATAERKAADTRAAEAKAADPTTADPTTADLTDGDTQ; encoded by the coding sequence ATGAGCACGTACCGGGACTTCACGCTCACCCACCGGGGGTCCGCGCGAGGCACCGTCCTGCGGACCATCGGGACCCGTGAGCGCCGGTCGCACCTGACCGCCCCGCGCGTCCCGACCGTCGGCATCGACATCGGCGGCACCAAGGTGATGGCCGGCGTCGTCGACGCCGACGGGATCATCCTGGAGAAGATCCGCACCGAGACCCCCGACAAGTCCAAGAGCCCCAAGGTCGTCGAGGACACCATCGTCGAGCTGGTGCTCGACCTGTCCGACCGGCACGACGTCCACGCCGTGGGCATCGGCGCGGCCGGGTGGGTCGACGCCGACCGCTCCCGCGTGCTGTTCGCACCCCACCTGGCCTGGCGCGACGAGCCGCTGCGCGACGCGCTGCAGTCCCGGCTCGTCGTCCCGGTCATGGTGGACAACGATGCCAACACCGCCGCCTGGGCCGAGTGGCGCTTCGGCGCCGGGCGCGGCGAGGACCACCTCGTCATGATCACCCTCGGCACCGGCATCGGCGGCGCGATCCTCGAGGGCGGCCAGGTCAAGCGCGGCCGCTTCGGGGTCGCCGGCGAGTTCGGCCACATGCAGGTGGTCCCCGGCGGCCACCGCTGCCCGTGCGGCAACCGCGGCTGCTGGGAGCAGTACAGCTCCGGCAACGCCCTGGTCCGCGAGGCCCGCGAGCTGGCCGCCGCCGACTCCCCGGTCGCGCACGACATCATCGCCAGGGTCGGCGGCAACGTCTCGGAGATCACCGGGCCGCTCATCACCGAGCTGGCCCGCGAGGGCGACGCCATGTGCGTCGAGCTGCTCGAGGACATCGGCCAGTGGCTCGGCGTCGGCATCGCCAACCTCGCCGCCGCCCTCGACCCCTCCTGCTTCGTCATCGGCGGCGGCGTCAGCGCCGCCGACGACCTGCTGATCGGCCCCGCCCGGGACGCCTTCCGGCGTCACCTCACCGGCCGCGGCTACCGGCCCGAGGCCCGGATCGCCAAGGCCCAGCTCGGCCCCGAGGCCGGCATGGTCGGCGCCGCCGACCTGGCCCGGCTCGTCGCCCGCCGCTTCCGCCGCGCCACGCGCCGGCGCGTCGAGCGGTACGAGCGCTACGCGCAGTGGGGCCTGATCGACTCCCCGGCCACCGCGGAGCGCAAGGCCGCGGACACCAGGGCCGCGGAGGCCAAGGCCGCGGACCCCACGACCGCAGACCCCACGACCGCGGACCTCACGGACGGGGACACGCAGTGA